The genomic DNA AGCTCTGGGGCAAGGCGGTTGACATCCACATAAACGGCGAGTGGATCGTCAAGTGGAAGGACGCCCTCCCCTTCATCCAGGAGGACCCGCCCTGGCGGACGATGGTGCCAGTGCGGTTCATCTCCGAGAAGCTGGGCGCGAAGGTCACGTGGGTGCAGGAGGAGCAGAAGGCGGTCATCGAGCTGGGCGAAAAGAAGATCGAGCTGTGGGTGGGGAAGAACACCGCGAGGGTGAACGGCGAGGAGGTCGAGCTTGACGCCTCGATCTGGCTCCAGTCCGAGCCTGCGTGGCGCATCTTCGCGCCGCTGCGGTTCGTGACCGAGTGCCTGGGCGGCAAGGTGGAGTGGACGCCGCCCGGTGGCCTGTCCAAGTCCAAAGTGTACCCGGGGCAGAAGATCGCTATAGACGAGGTGGTCATCACCTACCCTGCTCCTGCAGAATGAGGGGTGATCGGGAATGCGTCGCTGGTTGCGGGGCGGCCTGGGGGCCGCCCTGATCCTTTCCCTGTGCCTTTTTGCGGCCTGCCCTGCCGGCGCGGCCGACTGGACGGAGTTCGGCGGCTCCCCGCTCAGGCAGCACCGGGCCGAGGACCAGGCCACGCTGCCGCTTTCGTCGGAGGACTGGTTCTGGACGCCGATCATCGGGGTGTCCTGCAGCCAGCCTCTCGTGGTGGGCGACACGCTTTACGTTCTGGCGGCGAAGGGGCAGACGTACACTCCCCCGGCCGCCGGGCTGTACGCGTTCGACCTGAAGGCGATGGAGAACTGGCCGGCGGAAGAGCCGCCGGTTCTCGAACCGCTTCCGGGCTACCCGATCCGGCTCAACGCCGACCCGGAGAACTACGAGCCCTCACAGGGGCACGTGACGTACGATCCTGCCACGGGTGGCTTCTACTGGGGGACCGCGGACGGCTGCCTGGCTGCCTGGAAGCCGGGGATGGCCGAGCCCGTGT from Bacillota bacterium includes the following:
- a CDS encoding copper amine oxidase N-terminal domain-containing protein gives rise to the protein MRKLTVLVVVCLLVLCLAPGVSAEVFPPIGGPGQDAGEPNPNLKLWGKAVDIHINGEWIVKWKDALPFIQEDPPWRTMVPVRFISEKLGAKVTWVQEEQKAVIELGEKKIELWVGKNTARVNGEEVELDASIWLQSEPAWRIFAPLRFVTECLGGKVEWTPPGGLSKSKVYPGQKIAIDEVVITYPAPAE